One region of Thunnus albacares chromosome 8, fThuAlb1.1, whole genome shotgun sequence genomic DNA includes:
- the arl4aa gene encoding ADP-ribosylation factor-like 4aa, with amino-acid sequence MGNGLSEQPSMLSSIPFFQSFHIAILGLDSAGKTTVLYRLQFNEFVNTVPTKGFNAEKVKVSLGGHRTVTFHFWDVGGQEKLRPLWKSYTRCTDGIIFVVDSVDAERMEEAKTELHKIAKTSENQGVPLLVVANKQDLRHSLGLAEIEKLLALKELSPATPWHLQPACAIIGDGLKEGLERLHDLILKRRKVLRQQKKKR; translated from the coding sequence ATGGGGAATGGATTGTCAGAACAACCTAGCATGCTCTCAAGCATCCCGTTCTTCCAGTCTTTTCACATCGCCATCCTCGGGCTGGACTCTGCAGGGAAGACCACCGTCTTGTACAGGCTGCAGTTCAACGAGTTTGTGAACACGGTTCCCACCAAAGGTTTCAATGCAGAGAAGGTCAAAGTGTCTCTGGGTGGCCACAGGACTGTGACGTTCCACTTCTGGGACGTTGGTGGCCAGGAGAAGCTACGCCCTCTGTGGAAGTCGTACACGCGATGCACGGACGGCATCATATTTGTGGTGGACTCTGTGGATGCAGAGCGCATGGAGGAGGCCAAGACAGAGCTCCATAAAATCGCCAAGACCTCTGAAAACCAAGGGGTACCCCTGCTGGTGGTGGCCAACAAACAGGACTTGAGACACTCTCTTGGACTGGCTGAAATCGAGAAATTGCTGGCTCTGAAAGAGCTGAGCCCCGCAACACCGTGGCACCTGCAGCCAGCCTGCGCCATCATAGGAGACGGGCTCAAGGAGGGCCTGGAAAGACTCCATGACTTGATCCTGAAACGGAGAAAGGTGCTTCgacagcagaagaaaaagagatga